The DNA sequence AAAATACTGTAAAGCTGTATCAACAGATGTGACAAGGTTTTCAAATTCAGGGAAATATCGATTATGTGTAGCTCTTTTCTTCATTTTCTTCCATAAAAATTCAATAGGATTATAATCAGGTGAATATGAAGGAAGCTGGAAAACAGTTAAGTGATTTTTATATTTTTCAAAGAAAGCCATAGTGGCACTACTGGTATGATATCTTGCACCATCTTGAATAAGTATAATATGCTTGTAAGCCTTTTGTATTATTTCTTCCAAAAAAGTCTGATATTTTTCAGAGTTAAATTTACCTTCTTCCAGAGGTTTGGAAAAGAAATTTCCAGAAAAAAAATCAATAACTCCAAACAATTTATAACCTTTTCTCTTTCCTGCGGTTTTTACCAAAGGCTGTTTTCCTACCAAAGACCAGGTATAACTCAATGACCCCCATTGAGCAAAACTTACTTCATCTCCAAATAAAATCATACTATTTCTTTCCAATGCTAAACTTAATATTTTTGGCCAGGTTTCCTCTAACCAGACTCGACGTTTTTCACTATCAAGATGGTCTGACACAAAACGGGCTTTCTGATATGAAAATCCTAAATTTTGTAAAAGTTCACATACGTAATTTCTATTATATAAAACTCCGAACTTTTCCATGATAAGCTGCTGAACTATTAACGATGACCAGCATCCTACGGGATATCCTGCGTTTAAAGGACTTTCTTTTAGTATTTCAATTAATTGAGCCTTTTGTTTTTTTCTTAATTTTGGTTTTCTACCTGATGGCTTTTTATAGACCAGACTATCTAAACCTTTTACAATAAATTCTTTTAACCAATCATAAACGCTTTGTCTTGATATTGAATTTTCCTTTGCAACTTCAGATATTTTACCATTTTTAGATAAATCTATAAGGACATATATTCTACGTATTTTCTGTTTATTCCCTCTTTTATATGCTTTTTGTAATTCAATTATTAGCTTCTGGACAGTCGCTTTACTAAATTGTATAATATTCATTGGAAATGCCTCCTATAGTTTTTTTGTTAATATTTTAACAAATTGGCATTTCCTTTTTTATACTTTGTCTAATTCTTTTTCTGAAGATCTATATATAGTTATTTTTCTTCCTACCAGGACACAACATCCATCTTCTCCGTGCGGTTATTAAGATGGGGGAGAGTTCCAAATAAAATATAGAAAAATTACGATAG is a window from the Elusimicrobiota bacterium genome containing:
- a CDS encoding IS630 family transposase, producing MNIIQFSKATVQKLIIELQKAYKRGNKQKIRRIYVLIDLSKNGKISEVAKENSISRQSVYDWLKEFIVKGLDSLVYKKPSGRKPKLRKKQKAQLIEILKESPLNAGYPVGCWSSLIVQQLIMEKFGVLYNRNYVCELLQNLGFSYQKARFVSDHLDSEKRRVWLEETWPKILSLALERNSMILFGDEVSFAQWGSLSYTWSLVGKQPLVKTAGKRKGYKLFGVIDFFSGNFFSKPLEEGKFNSEKYQTFLEEIIQKAYKHIILIQDGARYHTSSATMAFFEKYKNHLTVFQLPSYSPDYNPIEFLWKKMKKRATHNRYFPEFENLVTSVDTALQYFSTQKDEIKNLMGLYIQTFNDYMKYDTMLLAA